From the Micromonospora echinospora genome, the window CGTCTGCGCCTGGCCACGGTTCGCCGGCAACCCCGTCGTCGACCAGCTCGGCATCCGCACCTACATGGGTGCCCCGCTGATCGACCGCACCGGCACCGCCCTCGGAACGATCTGCGTCGTCGGCCCCGAACCCCGCGCCTGGGGCCAGAAAGGGCTCACCACGATCAAGACCCTGGCGGCCGAACTGTCAGCCCTCATCGACCAGCGGGAACACCGCCCCAGCTAACAGCCCGGGCCGTCCGACAACCTCCATCGCGCCACCGACCCCATCCCAACGGGGACCCCAGACATTCTGCGTCGTCTCGCCGTCCAAGTCGGCAGCGCACGTTCCAGGAACTACTGGTGACAGCACCCCCGCCACGGCCCAACCTTGCGGCGCAACCCACCATCGCCGGAGCGTGCCGAGGGCGACTTACGAGGAGACCGGCAGATGACCGACGGCTACCACCTCACCCCCCACCACACGCACCTGCGGGACACGGCCCGCGCGTTCGCCGAGACCGAAGTCCGACCCCACATCCCGGAACTGGAGGCGTCCCGGACCGTGGCATACGACCTGTCCCTGCAGATCGCCCGCCAAGGGTGGCTCGGCGTCACGATCGACCCCACCCACGGCGGACTCGGACTCGGCCACCTCGCCAAGAGCATCATCATCGAGGAACTGTCCCGCGTCTCCGCCGCCATGGGCGCCATGATCCAAGCATCCCAACTCGGCGCCGCGAAGATCATCCACTTCGGCAACGACGAGCAGAAACAGACCTGGCTACCCGCCATCGCCGCCGGCACCTGCCTGCCCACCATCGCCGTCACCGAACCCGGATCCGGCAGCCACGTCCTCGGCATGACCACCACCGCCGTCCGTGACGGCGACCACTACCTCATCAACGGCACGAAGACCTTCGTCGGTAACAGCCACATCGCCGACCTGCACGGCGTCGTCGCACGCACCGGACCCGGCACCCGCGGACTCTCCGCCTTCCTCGTCGAAGCCGACCGGCCTGGCGTGTACCTCCGGCCGCACCAGCCGAGCATGGGCCTGCACGGCTTCAGCTTCGGCGAGATCGTCTTCGACAACTGCCGCATCCCCGCAGGCAACCGCCTCGGCGCCGAAGGCGACGGCCTCGACGTGGCCTACTCCTCCAGCATCCTGTACGGCAGACCCAACCTCGCCGCCGTCGCCCTCGGCATCCACCAAGCGACCCTCGACACCACCGTCACCTACGCGACCAGCCAGCGCCGCTACGGGAAACCGTTGGCCGAACTGCCGACGGTGAAACAGCGGCTCGGAACCATGCAATCCCGGCTGATGACCGCCCGCCTGGCCGCCTACCACGCCGCACATCTGCTCGACAACGGGCAACCCTGCGACGCCGAACTCATCAACGCCAAACTGATCAACGCCGAATACGCGATCGACTCCGCCCGCACCGCGATGGAAATCCACGCCGCACACGGCCTCCAACCGGCGCAGTCACCCATCGAACGCTACCTCCGCGACGCCCTACACATCTTCGCCCCCGCTGGCACCTCGGACATCCAGCTCCTCCGACTGGCCGAACACGCCCTCGGCAGCGCTCAACAACCCTGGTCAACCCAGTTCAAGGCGTCCACCCCCAGCCAGCTCGAAACGAACGTGGCGAGGTGAAGCCACGCCGTGGGCAGGAACGAGCGAAGCGGTTTCCGTTGCATGCTGACTTCCAGCAGCATCTCCAGCGAACAGCCCGCAGACACGTTGTCGGTGCTGGCGGCGTACCTGCACAACCGGCTCGCCGCCTCTACAGATCTTGAAAGGCTAGGTTGGGCCGGGTTCGAGGGCCCCACACCCATCCCTCCCCGCTTTCCCGCTGGTACGGCGCTCCTACGTGGGCAGGTCAGAGGCCTGCCTGACAGGGGGGGACTGTACAAATAACGGCTGATCGACCGATCAAGGGAGAGACGCCAGATGACGACCGAGATCATCTCGGGGCAGGAGCCGGCAGCCGTGCCGGTGGGTGCGGTCACGGATGAGCAGTTGATCGCGATGCTGGTCGATCGGACTCGTGGTGACGGGTTGAAGCTGACCGGTGAGGGTGGGCTGCTGCAGCAGCTGACCAAGCGGGTCCTGGAGTCGGCCCTGGATGGTGAGATCACCGACCATGTCGGCTACGACAAGCACGACCCTGCCGGTCGGGGCAGCGGGAACAGCCGTAACGGCAGCCGGACCAAGACGGTGCTCACCGATGTCGGGCCAGTCGAGGTGCGGGTTCCCCGTGACGCGGCGGGGACGTTCGAGCCGCAGATCGTGCGGAAACGGCAGCGGCGCCTGACCGGGGTCGACGACATGGTGCTGTCGTTGTCGGCCAAAGGCTTGACGCACGGCGAGATCGCCGCCCATCTGGCCGAGGTGTACGGGGCTGAGATGTCGAAGCAGACCATCTCCACCATCACCGACAAGGTGATGGACGGCATGGTCGAGTGGCAGAACCGGCCCCTCGACCCGGTGTATCCGGTCGTGTTCATCGACGCCATCAACGTCAAGGTCAGGGACGGTCAGGTCGCGAACCGGCCGATCTACCTGGTCATGGCAGTCACCGTCGACGGCCACCGGGACATCCTCGGGATCTGGGCCGGTGACGGCGGCGAAGGCGCGAAGCACTGGCTGCACGTGCTCACCGAACTGAAGAACCGCGGCGTCGCCGACGTCCTGATGCTCATCTGCGACGGGCTCAAGGGTCTACCCGAGGCAGTGGAGACGGTCTGGCCGCGCACCATCGTGCAGACCTGTGTCGTGCACCTGCTACGTAACTCGTTCCGGTACGCGGCCCGGCAGGACTGGGACAAGATCGCCAAAGCGCTCAAGCCGGTCTACACCGCGGCCACGGAGGACGCCGCGGCCGAGCGGTTCCTGGAGTTCGCCGAGACCTGGGGCAAGAAGTATCCGGCGATCGTGAAGCTGTGGGAGAACGCCTGGGCCGAGTT encodes:
- a CDS encoding acyl-CoA dehydrogenase family protein, which gives rise to MTDGYHLTPHHTHLRDTARAFAETEVRPHIPELEASRTVAYDLSLQIARQGWLGVTIDPTHGGLGLGHLAKSIIIEELSRVSAAMGAMIQASQLGAAKIIHFGNDEQKQTWLPAIAAGTCLPTIAVTEPGSGSHVLGMTTTAVRDGDHYLINGTKTFVGNSHIADLHGVVARTGPGTRGLSAFLVEADRPGVYLRPHQPSMGLHGFSFGEIVFDNCRIPAGNRLGAEGDGLDVAYSSSILYGRPNLAAVALGIHQATLDTTVTYATSQRRYGKPLAELPTVKQRLGTMQSRLMTARLAAYHAAHLLDNGQPCDAELINAKLINAEYAIDSARTAMEIHAAHGLQPAQSPIERYLRDALHIFAPAGTSDIQLLRLAEHALGSAQQPWSTQFKASTPSQLETNVAR
- a CDS encoding IS256 family transposase, yielding MLVDRTRGDGLKLTGEGGLLQQLTKRVLESALDGEITDHVGYDKHDPAGRGSGNSRNGSRTKTVLTDVGPVEVRVPRDAAGTFEPQIVRKRQRRLTGVDDMVLSLSAKGLTHGEIAAHLAEVYGAEMSKQTISTITDKVMDGMVEWQNRPLDPVYPVVFIDAINVKVRDGQVANRPIYLVMAVTVDGHRDILGIWAGDGGEGAKHWLHVLTELKNRGVADVLMLICDGLKGLPEAVETVWPRTIVQTCVVHLLRNSFRYAARQDWDKIAKALKPVYTAATEDAAAERFLEFAETWGKKYPAIVKLWENAWAEFVPFLAFDVEIRKVICSTNAIESVNARIRKAVRARGHFPNEQAALKCVYMALMSLDPTGTGRRRWTMRWKAPLNAFQIAFEGRLTPANH